In one Roseburia intestinalis L1-82 genomic region, the following are encoded:
- a CDS encoding adenylosuccinate synthase has protein sequence MVKAVVGANWGDEGKGKITDMLAKEADIIVRFQGGANAGHTIVNDYGKFALHTLPSGVFYGHTTSVIGNGVALNIPVLMKEIQSIVERGVPKPKILVSDRAQMVMPYHILFDQYEEERLGGKSFGSTKSGIAPFYSDKYAKIGFQVSELFDEELLKEKVVRIAETKNVLLEHLYHKPLINPDELLETLHEYRDTIAPYVCDVSSYLDQAIKEGKTILLEGQLGTLKDPDHGIYPMVTSSSTLAAYGAIGAGIPPYEIKQIVTVCKAYSSAVGAGAFVSEIFGDEADELRRRGGDGGEFGATTGRPRRMGWFDCVASKYGCRLQGTTDVAFTVLDVLGYLDEIPVCVGYEIDGEVTTDFPTTAKLEKAKPVLKNLPGWKCDIRGIKKYEDLPENCRKYVEFIEEQIGYPITMVSNGPGRDDIIYRSK, from the coding sequence ATGGTAAAAGCAGTCGTTGGAGCCAACTGGGGCGATGAAGGAAAAGGAAAGATCACAGATATGCTTGCGAAGGAAGCAGATATTATCGTACGTTTCCAGGGTGGTGCAAATGCAGGTCATACGATCGTAAATGATTACGGAAAGTTTGCACTTCACACATTACCGTCAGGTGTATTTTACGGACACACCACAAGCGTGATCGGCAATGGTGTCGCTTTAAATATTCCGGTACTTATGAAAGAGATCCAGTCTATCGTGGAGCGAGGCGTTCCGAAGCCAAAGATTTTAGTTTCAGACCGTGCACAGATGGTTATGCCTTACCACATTCTGTTTGACCAGTATGAGGAGGAGCGTTTAGGCGGAAAATCTTTCGGTTCCACAAAGTCAGGTATCGCACCATTTTACTCTGATAAATACGCAAAGATCGGTTTCCAGGTCAGCGAGTTATTTGACGAGGAGCTGTTAAAAGAAAAAGTTGTCCGTATTGCAGAGACAAAGAATGTACTCTTAGAGCATTTATATCATAAACCACTGATCAACCCGGATGAATTATTAGAGACATTACATGAGTACCGCGATACCATCGCACCTTATGTATGTGATGTTTCTTCTTATCTGGATCAGGCAATCAAAGAAGGAAAGACTATTTTATTAGAGGGACAGCTTGGAACTTTAAAAGATCCGGATCACGGAATCTATCCGATGGTTACATCTTCCTCTACACTGGCAGCGTATGGTGCAATCGGTGCAGGTATCCCGCCATATGAGATCAAACAGATCGTGACTGTATGTAAAGCATACTCTTCCGCAGTCGGAGCAGGTGCATTTGTCAGCGAGATCTTCGGTGATGAGGCAGATGAACTCAGAAGACGCGGTGGTGACGGCGGTGAGTTCGGTGCAACCACAGGACGTCCGAGACGTATGGGATGGTTCGACTGTGTAGCAAGTAAATATGGCTGCCGTCTGCAGGGAACCACAGATGTTGCATTTACCGTACTCGATGTACTTGGCTACTTAGATGAGATCCCGGTATGTGTTGGATATGAGATCGACGGTGAAGTGACAACAGATTTCCCGACCACAGCAAAATTAGAGAAAGCAAAACCGGTATTAAAGAACCTTCCGGGATGGAAATGTGATATCCGTGGAATCAAGAAATATGAGGATCTTCCGGAAAACTGCAGAAAATATGTAGAGTTCATCGAGGAACAGATCGGCTACCCGATCACAATGGTTTCAAACGGACCGGGAAGAGACGATATCATTTACCGTAGCAAATAG
- a CDS encoding MATE family efflux transporter yields MTKDMTTGSSLKIILLFSIPVLLGNLFQQFYNMVDTIIVGRYLGEDALAAVGSTGCIMFLVLGFATGIAQGFGVMISHAFGAKDFRLLKHYVALSLILTVIVSAILTIPTVAASRLFLVWMHTPDNILSMADAYIKVIFAGIILTMLYNVSAGILRGIGDSKTPLYFLIFSSILNVVLDLLFIIVLKAGTAGAAYATIIAQGISAILCFIHMFQQFEILRTTKADYYLDRPGVINMLSIGITMALNYSITAIGTMILQSAVNVFGSSVVASFTAASKVNNIATQTMPTLGTAMATYCGQNLGAGKYDRIFDGMRKGFFICIAAAAIGAAICIFGGEFIVSWFVSNPSDEIFSYAMMYLKTVSWFFLPLAMIFLYRNALQGLGEGLVPMLSGVIELVCRFVAIALLQKPLGYQGICLADPAAWVGAGIPLMITYIIWKSKKIRQHSNSPA; encoded by the coding sequence ATGACAAAAGATATGACCACCGGCAGTTCATTAAAAATCATACTGCTTTTTTCCATTCCGGTTTTATTAGGAAATCTGTTCCAGCAATTTTATAATATGGTAGACACGATCATCGTGGGAAGATACCTCGGCGAAGATGCACTTGCTGCCGTCGGTTCCACCGGATGTATCATGTTTTTAGTGCTCGGCTTTGCCACCGGAATCGCACAGGGATTCGGTGTCATGATTTCGCATGCCTTCGGTGCAAAAGATTTTCGCTTGTTAAAACACTACGTTGCACTCTCCCTGATCTTAACCGTGATCGTATCTGCAATTCTTACGATTCCGACCGTTGCCGCTTCCCGCCTGTTTTTAGTCTGGATGCATACACCGGATAATATCTTATCCATGGCAGATGCTTACATCAAGGTCATTTTTGCAGGTATCATCTTAACAATGCTCTACAATGTATCTGCCGGTATCTTAAGAGGTATTGGAGACAGCAAAACACCGCTCTACTTTTTGATCTTTTCTTCTATATTAAATGTGGTACTGGATCTTTTATTTATTATCGTGCTGAAAGCAGGAACCGCCGGTGCCGCCTATGCCACCATCATTGCGCAGGGAATCTCCGCAATTTTATGTTTTATCCATATGTTCCAGCAGTTTGAGATCCTTCGCACAACAAAAGCGGACTATTATCTGGATCGCCCGGGTGTCATTAACATGCTCTCGATCGGTATCACAATGGCATTAAATTACTCCATCACCGCCATTGGAACCATGATCTTACAGAGTGCTGTCAACGTGTTTGGTTCCAGTGTGGTTGCTTCCTTTACAGCCGCTTCTAAAGTCAACAATATCGCAACTCAGACCATGCCGACGCTCGGCACCGCCATGGCAACCTACTGTGGTCAGAATCTCGGTGCAGGAAAATACGACCGTATTTTCGACGGTATGCGCAAAGGATTTTTCATCTGTATCGCTGCTGCAGCCATCGGTGCTGCCATCTGTATTTTCGGTGGAGAATTTATCGTAAGCTGGTTTGTAAGCAATCCTTCCGATGAGATTTTCTCCTATGCCATGATGTATTTAAAAACAGTAAGCTGGTTTTTCCTCCCGCTTGCCATGATCTTTTTATACCGCAATGCCTTACAGGGATTAGGCGAAGGACTTGTTCCAATGTTGAGTGGCGTGATCGAGCTGGTATGCCGCTTTGTTGCGATCGCACTCCTGCAGAAACCACTCGGTTATCAGGGGATCTGCCTTGCTGATCCTGCTGCCTGGGTGGGCGCCGGTATTCCTCTGATGATCACTTATATCATTTGGAAAAGCAAAAAGATACGGCAGCACAGCAATTCTCCAGCCTAA
- a CDS encoding LysR family transcriptional regulator: MDINLEYYKIFYYTAKQKSVTLAAEKLSISQPAVSQAIKHLEKDLGCALFVRMAKGVRLTKEGEMLFSYVERGYEAILSGEKRLLEMLNLEKGEICIGASDMTLKYYLLPYLERFHEKYPNIRVTVTNAPTPETLQHLADGRIDFGIVSSPVEPQGWLKIIPVKEIRDVFVAGKKYKELCGRKMQYKELSEYPLMCLEGSTSTRHYVEAFLEEEGVTVSPEFELATSDMLIQFALRNLGIASVMEEFAKEYEEDGRLFKLQFEKEIPARKFCIVLNERIPMSAAAAKLLKGLL, translated from the coding sequence ATGGACATTAATTTGGAATACTATAAGATATTTTATTATACGGCAAAGCAGAAAAGTGTTACGTTAGCGGCAGAAAAACTGTCAATCTCACAGCCGGCAGTCAGCCAGGCGATCAAGCATTTAGAGAAGGATCTTGGCTGTGCATTGTTTGTAAGAATGGCAAAGGGAGTACGTCTGACCAAGGAGGGTGAGATGCTGTTTTCCTATGTGGAACGCGGCTATGAGGCGATTCTTTCCGGAGAAAAAAGACTTCTTGAGATGCTAAACCTTGAAAAGGGAGAAATCTGCATCGGTGCAAGTGATATGACATTAAAATATTATCTGCTTCCATATTTAGAGCGGTTTCATGAAAAATATCCCAATATCCGCGTGACCGTGACCAATGCGCCAACACCGGAAACTTTACAGCATCTTGCGGATGGCAGGATCGATTTTGGAATCGTGAGCTCTCCGGTGGAGCCGCAGGGATGGCTTAAGATCATCCCGGTCAAAGAGATCCGCGACGTTTTTGTGGCAGGGAAAAAATACAAAGAGCTCTGTGGGAGAAAGATGCAATACAAAGAACTTTCGGAATATCCGCTGATGTGTTTAGAGGGAAGCACCTCGACGAGACATTATGTGGAGGCATTTTTAGAAGAAGAAGGTGTGACGGTGTCCCCGGAATTTGAACTTGCCACCAGTGATATGCTGATTCAGTTTGCGCTCCGCAATCTTGGGATCGCAAGTGTGATGGAAGAGTTTGCAAAAGAGTATGAGGAGGATGGCAGGCTTTTTAAGCTGCAGTTTGAAAAAGAAATTCCGGCACGAAAATTCTGTATCGTATTAAATGAGAGGATCCCGATGTCTGCGGCTGCGGCAAAGCTTTTAAAAGGACTTTTATAA